TCACCATTTAGCGAGACGACTCTTGTCCTGTATGAAATGTTATCGTTAGCATTAAGCGGTGTTCGGAGATCAAATTTAACTTCTTTGTTTGTTGTAAATGCATCACCAACCCAAAGACGTCCCAACTTTATTAAGTTAAATTTTTCCTCATTGATATATTGGTAGTCATCATAGCGCGTTATCAGGTTATTGGGAGGAGCAATGTCGTAATCGCTAATTCTTTTTCCTGGACCGATATCAAAATTAATAAAGTAGTAAGAAAAATCTTCGTATAGATTGATAAAATTAGAACTTTTATCTTTTCTAGTTTCAGTTCTTTTATTATTGGTTTTTACATCTTGTGGGTTGTAAAGATTAAATCCATTAGGACCTTGTGCATAAAAAAGCACATAGTCCTGATCATTCCATACGCCATCTTCTTCGCCCACAACTTGGATAGCATTTTCCTGAAGTGCTGCGTAACGCGCATCTGTATTGTTTTCTGGAAGCATTAATCCACCATTTCCGTAGACACGAAAGTTTTTCGGATTAATCCCAGAAACATTAATGCCATTATCTTGTAAGAATTTTTTAGAAATTTTGAATACGCCAGATTTGTCCACTTTAATTTTATAAAAAGTACCGCTTTTCAAAGGGTTTTCTGTACTTCCCAAAGCATCCCCTTTTTTAAGAATCAGATTGTTGTTAGACAATTCGACATCTACAGACACCAAACGATAAATAGTATTAGCTTCTTTTTTAAAAGCAGGAATGTAGGCAGTGCCAATTTGAGCATTTTGTAGCTCATTAAAACTATAGGAAGCTTCGTAATGATCTGTGTTTACCAATAAGTCCTGGTTAATATCGTACAAATCTTCGGGTTTGGCCTTTTCCCAATTAAAGTTTTTAACAACAATTTCCTTACCCTCATTCTTTTTTTCGACAACTAGTGTAACGCCACGAGAACCAATATCATAACCACTATTTTTAAAAAAAGGCATGTTTTGCTTATAGGTACCAAAATCGAAAGTTTTGCTTCCTTCCCATTGTATGTTGACTTTTTGTCCAAAAGCACCTAGCGAGATAACAGCAAATAATAAAGAGTAAATATTCTTTTTCATTGAGTATGTATTCAATTTACAAAATAAACGAAAATTTCTAAAAAAAGATATATAACAATAAAACTTATTTATCCACGTTAGAAAAAAAGCATATCATTATTTGATTTATTAAAATATTTATTTTTTCTTTGTACTTTGTAAATGATTATATCAACTATGAAACAAATTAAATTGTTTTCACTAGCTATCGGCTCTGCTTTAGTACTTGCAAGTTGTGGCGGAGGTAATACGAAAAGTGGCGGTGGGACGAAACGTTTTACTAGTAAAACTGGTTGGAAACCAAACGAGAAGAATGGTTATTTCTTTTCGGGTAAACAACAAAAACAAAAAGGTTGGCCAGGCATGGTATATGTCGATGGAGGAACTTTTACAATGGGATTAGTGCAAGACGATGTCATGCATGATTGGAATAACACGCCCAGACGTATGCAGGTGAGCTCTTATTTCATTGGCGAAACCGAAATTACCAATTATGAATATCGAGAATATACGACATGGCTGAAATATGTATTTCCACCATCTGATCCTAATTTCAAAAATATTTATTCAGGCGCTTTACCTGATACTTTAGTATGGAATAATAAGTTATCAAGAAATTCTTATTCAGAAACTTATTTCCGTAGTCCAGAGTTTGACTATTACCCAGTTGTCGGTGTTTCTTGGCTACAAGCGACAAAATATTGCGATTGGTTAACCAACCGTGCCAACGAAAAAGCTTTAATGCAAAAAGGTATTCTTCCAAAAGATCTATACACCAACGAATCCAATTATCAAGGTGAAAGTACCTTCAACATGGATAAGTATAAATCCAATGATGCCGAGCTAGACGCTATTGTTGATAAAAATAAGTTACAAAAACAAACAGGTATTAAGACAACTAATACAAGATTGTTAGCCGCTAACAAAGGTGGTACATCTGGTTTGGTTGAAAAATTCAGATTGCCTACAGAAGTAGAATGGGAATTCGCAGCTTTAGGTATGCAAAAGAACCGTAAATACAACAATTACCTAGGTAAAAATCCTGAAATTGATAAACTAAAAGGTAAGAAAGGACGTAACAGAGGTATGTATCTTGAAAACTTTAAGATGGGTAAAGGTGATTACTCGGGTGTAGCAGGATGGAAAAATGATGGATCGCCAACCACTTCGGATGTTAAAAAGTATCAATCTAACGATTTAGGTATATTTGGGATGTATGGTAACGTTGCAGAATGGGTAGCAGATATCTATCGTCCACAGATTGATGAAGACTTTAATGATTTTAACTATTACAGAGGTAATGTTGTTTTAAAATCAGAGAAAAATGCAGACGGTACCTACAAAAAAGTTGGAAATGTAGAGATGAAATATGACACCATGGCCAACGGACAACTGGTATACAGAGGTCTTCCAGGTGAATATGAAAAACAAGTTGTTGCAGACGACAGAAATTATCGAGACGGCGATTATCAATCTTCTTTAGATATGTCTGGTGCTAATTCTGACAGTACATTCAATATGTATAATTCTGTAAGAAAAGGTTTCGTTGTTGACAAAAGCGGTAACGTTGTTCTTGAAAAACAGAAAAAACAAGTGACAACAGCTATCACTAACGAAGTAAGAGTTGTTAAAGGTGGATCTTGGCTAGATTCTTCTTATTGGTTAGATCCAGGACACAGAAGATACAAAGATCAAGGAAGAACTTTTAGTTGGATTGGTTTCCGTGTTGCTCAAGATGCTAAAGATAGTGGAAAACGAAGCAAAAGATAAAAATTCATATTAAGCAGTAGATTTTCTACTGCTTTTTTTATGCTCCTATTTTTTTAAATCTTAATTTTGAAGCATGAATATCGAATCTTTCTACAACTTATATAAAAAAGCTAACAACTGTATCATAGACAGTCGAAAGCTTCAAAATAACGACATCTTTTTTGCATTTTCTGGTGAAAGTTATAACGCAGCAGAAAAAGCCGAAGAAGCTATTGCAAATGGCGCTTTAGCAGTTATTGTTGAGGATATTACTTTTAGTAATCCAGGACGTAATATTTTTTATGTTGAATCGACTTTAAAGTTCTTGCAAGACTTAGCGATTTATCATCGTAGTCAATTAAAAATCCCGATAATAGGATTAACGGGTAGCAATGGTAAAACCACGACGAAAGAAATGATCAGCACAGTTCTCTCAAAGAAGTTCTACGTACAAAATACCTTTGGAAATCTTAACAATCATATTGGGGTGCCTTTAACAATTCTATCGATTAAACCTGAACACGAAATTGCAGTTGTCGAAATGGGGGCCAATCATCAAAAAGAAATAGAATCTCTTTGTAAAATCGCAAAACCCAATATAGGATACATCACTAATTTTGGAAAAGCACATCTCGAAGGTTTTGGCGGTTTCGAAGGTGTTATCAAAGGAAAGTCTGAACTTTATTATTATCTCAAATCCTATGAACAATGCATTTTGGTTAACGAAGCAGATGCGATACAGTTGGAGAAAACTAAAGATTATGTCAACAAAATAAGTTTTGGAAAATCAACTTCCGATTTCGTTTATGATGTTTTTGCTAAAGAGCATTTTGTAGGACTCATTTATCAAAACGAAAAATTATTATCCAACTTAACAGGTCAATATAATTTTACTAATTTGTCGGCGGCAGTTAGTTTGGGCTTACATTTTAAAATTGAATTCAAAGACATTAAAGAAGCTATAGAAAATTATTTTCCGAGCAATATGCGTTCGCAAGTTCAGAAAAAAGGTGACAAAACGCTGGTTTTAGATACTTACAATGCCAATCCGAGCAGTATGTCGGCGTCTTTGGATAATTTTAAAGAATTTGAAGGTTCAAAAACGATTATCATCGGCGATATGCTCGAACTTGGTAACGAGAGCGAAGCTGAACATCAATCTATTTATGAAAAAGCATCCCAGCTTAGTTTTGATCAAATAATTACTGTCGGAAAAGAATTTAAAAAAGTAAATCACCATGATTTAGCTTTTGAAAATACATCAGCATTAATCGATTATCTTAAAGAAAATCCTATTATCACACAGAATATTTTACTAAAAGCATCGCGTGGAATTGCTCTAGAACAAGCAATAGAATGTTTATGAAATATCGTGATTAGATAAAAAATCTTCGAGGACTAAAAGAATATTATTAAAAGTGGACTTTTCGACATCTTGTTGGATTTCCACTTTATTTTTCCATTCTACTTTGGTGATGCCTTCTTCTACTTGCGGAATTGGCGTTTTTGCATCGCTATAAGACATGTGGTACCAATAGGTTTTTTTAAGGACAGGCTGGGATTTTATATGATACATGTGATAAGTGGTGCTGATAAAGTCCAAAAGTTGCAAATTGCTCAAGCCACATTCTTCTTCAACTTCTCGCAAAGCCGCATCATCACGAGATTCACCAGATTCTATTTTCCCCTTTGGAAGATCCCATTTTCCGAGTCGGTAGATGAACAATATTTTGTTTTCAGGATTAATGACAATGCCGCCTGCCGCTTCGATAACCTGATAATGATTTTGAAATTTTGACCACAATTCTTCCACATCGTTGTGGTAGATCGCTACATCTTTGGTCGATGTATTCTGCAAAAGATCCATCGCAATATCGAATTGTAAATCCTGTTCAAAAGCTATGTTTCGCTCAACGATTTCAGGCTTTTCACTAAGGATTAATTTTTTTTCATTGATAAAAACTTTATACATTTGCGTAGCTTATTAATTATAATTACAAAAATAGAAAAATGAATCTAGAAGGACGAAAAATTATCGTAAATAAATCGGTTAAAGATTTAACAGAAATGCTGAAAAATGCTGAAGATTATAAAGCTTTGATGCCAGATAGTCTGCAAAATTTTGAAGCAAGAGAAGGTGGTTTCAAATTTGGATTGAAAGGAATGCCTGAGATTGCGCTTAAGATTCAGGAAGTTACAGAGCAAAAAGTGGTGTTGGCTTCTGCAAGTTCTAGTCTGGATTTTTCTTTGACAGGTAATATGTCACCAATTAGCGATAATCAGACAGAAGTCCAGCTATTGTTTGATGGGAAATTCAATCCGTTTATCAAGATGATGGTGGAGAAACCATTGAAAAACTTTATCGATGCTTTGACTGATAAAATCGAGCAACTTTAATATTTTAGAAAAATTCCTGATGAATGATCGTGTCCACTGCCTGTTACAGATGACAAAACGTTAACGTGATTATTCATTTTCAGGACAGCCATAAAAGCAAAAATCAAAGCCTCTTTGTAATCGATAATTTCTTTTGAAGGAATCTCGATTTGGGTTTTGGTTTTTGTTTTAATTTTTTTAATTAAATAATCGTTGTGCGTTCCACCGCCTGTAAATAGGGCGTTTTTAATATTATTCTCAGTTAGATTTTTAGCGATTTGTTCGGCAGAATGTTCTGTAAAAGTTGCCAAAATATCGATATCTGAATAGCCTTTTAATAAAGGAAAAATTTCAGTTTCTACCCATTCGTAACCCAAAGATTTAGGCGCATTTTTCTTATAAAATCCAAGTTGATTTAATGCTTGTAAAAGTTCAGGAATAATTTGTCCTTGTTTTGCTAAAAATCCGTCTTTATCGAAATTATAAGCTTGTTTCTGTGCAAAATAATTAAGAACAATATTGACAGGGCAAATGTCGTAACCGATTCTTTTATCTTCTTTTTTAAATGAAATATTAGAAAATCCTCCTAGATTAATACAAGCTTCGAAGTCTGAAAATAACAATTGATCGCCAATCGGGACCAACGGTGCGCCATTGCCACCCAAAAGCACATCTTGCATTCTGAAATCGTAAACGATATTCTTTTTCGTCAACAATTGCAAAGCGCGTCCGTCGCCTATCTGAACTGTGAAATTTTTTTGAGGTTGGTGGTAAACCGTATGTCCGTGAGAACCTATGATATCTAGGTTTTCGATATTATGATTTGAGATAAAAGCTTTGGTCAACTCACCAAGTAAAAACCCGTAATCTGAGTTAAGCTGGAACAAGTCTGGTGCATTGAGTTCGTTGGCTTTTCGAAGTTGATTTTCCCACGTTTCAGAATAAGAAATCGTCTCGGCTTGTAGAATTTCAAAAGACCAATGTTCATCAGTTTTCCAGAATTTTGAATAACAAATATCCAAGCCATCTAGGCTGGTTCCGGACATTAATCCAATTGCGAAATAATGTTTTGTAGCCATTATAAGCCAGTTTTTGGTAATCCTTTGGTGTTGAATTGTCCAGAGTTGTTGTAGAATGTGTATTCTGTAAAATCGTCTTTTGCCACCATACCGTTAGCACCAACCAAAACATTGCCATCTTGATCGGATACAAAAACAGTGTCTTTGGTGTACATTTTTCTATTTTTTTTGTCCCAATTAATAGTTTCTGTTACGAAAGTTCGGCCTTCGTTGGTGACAATTTTTACGCGACCTTTTGCAAAATAGAAATCTTTCTTTTCGTCGTATCTTGCATATTTGGCCCAAATTTTTCCAGGAACTTTTGGATTTTTTTTGTCAAAATATTCGAGGTAAATTCCTTTTTTGGCTTCTACGTAAGGCGAGTCAATCAGTTCGTATTTTTCGAGTAAAGCTGCATCGAATTTTACTTTGACTTTTCCAGAATCTCTTTGGACAATTTTCGCATTGTAAATCACTTGCGAAGGGAAATTGGTTTTTTTGTCTTGTTTTTTTTTCGTGATGTCTTCCTCACATGATTGCAAAACAAAAAGCATTAAGAAACTAAAAAAAATCTTGTTTCTTAATGCTGTATATTGTGATATTTTACTAATTCTAAAAATCATTAGTAACTATCTTTAATATTAGTTGTAAAGTCTTCTTCCGAACCATTTATCAGCAAAGTTAATACCTATCTTAAAGTTGATAAAATTCTGCTGAATAAGGTTGTTTTCCAAAGTTCCTCTGCGTCCTAGTTCTAAGCCAAGGTCAATGCTGTTCATTCTCGTTACACTACTTTTTTGGAAAGGTAATGTTACACCACCTGTGATAGCATATTTGTTGATGTCTTTTCCACCAATATTGAGCGCTCCTTTTTCATAATAAACACCATAACGGTAGATGACACGAGAAAAATAGTTTCTGAAGTTGTTGTAGTTAGGAACAATCCAGCCTCCTGCAGAAATTTTGTAAGAACTATTATATTTAAGCGTTTGTCCTAAGAAATTAAAGTTTTCGCCATTTTTATAATCCAACTGTGTTCCTACAAACCATTTGGTTTCATGACCGTAACCTAGACCCAATGAGAACTCTTGAGGTAAGAATTTTTTATCTCGGCTTTCTTTTTCATCAATGATGGTTTCGTAACCTTTAACATCACCAATACCTTTGAAATAAGTACTGTTGGTGTATACGCTTTCCATTTGACCAGTCGTTCCGAAAGTGTAAGTTGCTCCTAGTGTTAATTTATAATCGTTGATGAATTTTTTCTGATAGGTTGTACCTAGTGTAAAATTGAAAGAATTGATTTTGTTGCTGTTAGAATAACCGCTTATCAATTCGGCGTCAGAGAAAGTAACTTCTTCGATGTCGTACAATTTTCCAAAGTAATAATTGGTTCTCAAACCTAATGCAAAACTTGGCGTAATTTGATAGCCTAAAGCCGCTTGGATTGTGTTAAGCGTACCTTTGCCATTGTATTTATGGCCTTCGATATTGCCTTCAGAAGTCGTTAAAGTTCTTAGAATCTCGTATTGTTTAGAACTATATGGCTGGAAGCCCAATCCGAATTTTACTTTCTTGCTGAGAGGCATTGCAATGGCAATATTCGACAGATAATTAGAATGTTTGGTAACATTCGTATTGTTATAATCTGTTTTATAAAAGTTATTTTCGTTGGTACCTTCAACTTTAATAGTTGCCAATTCTAGGTTGGTATTAGCTGCTGGGTTTTTAAAATTGAAATTATTATTGAAATCCCAAATGTAAGCAGTAGAAACACCTCCCATAGAACTTACATCTACTGTGTTGTCATATTTTATATCACCAATTCCGTA
This genomic stretch from Chryseobacterium sp. POL2 harbors:
- a CDS encoding anhydro-N-acetylmuramic acid kinase; the encoded protein is MATKHYFAIGLMSGTSLDGLDICYSKFWKTDEHWSFEILQAETISYSETWENQLRKANELNAPDLFQLNSDYGFLLGELTKAFISNHNIENLDIIGSHGHTVYHQPQKNFTVQIGDGRALQLLTKKNIVYDFRMQDVLLGGNGAPLVPIGDQLLFSDFEACINLGGFSNISFKKEDKRIGYDICPVNIVLNYFAQKQAYNFDKDGFLAKQGQIIPELLQALNQLGFYKKNAPKSLGYEWVETEIFPLLKGYSDIDILATFTEHSAEQIAKNLTENNIKNALFTGGGTHNDYLIKKIKTKTKTQIEIPSKEIIDYKEALIFAFMAVLKMNNHVNVLSSVTGSGHDHSSGIFLKY
- a CDS encoding LPS export ABC transporter periplasmic protein LptC, with amino-acid sequence MLFVLQSCEEDITKKKQDKKTNFPSQVIYNAKIVQRDSGKVKVKFDAALLEKYELIDSPYVEAKKGIYLEYFDKKNPKVPGKIWAKYARYDEKKDFYFAKGRVKIVTNEGRTFVTETINWDKKNRKMYTKDTVFVSDQDGNVLVGANGMVAKDDFTEYTFYNNSGQFNTKGLPKTGL
- the gldJ gene encoding gliding motility lipoprotein GldJ yields the protein MKQIKLFSLAIGSALVLASCGGGNTKSGGGTKRFTSKTGWKPNEKNGYFFSGKQQKQKGWPGMVYVDGGTFTMGLVQDDVMHDWNNTPRRMQVSSYFIGETEITNYEYREYTTWLKYVFPPSDPNFKNIYSGALPDTLVWNNKLSRNSYSETYFRSPEFDYYPVVGVSWLQATKYCDWLTNRANEKALMQKGILPKDLYTNESNYQGESTFNMDKYKSNDAELDAIVDKNKLQKQTGIKTTNTRLLAANKGGTSGLVEKFRLPTEVEWEFAALGMQKNRKYNNYLGKNPEIDKLKGKKGRNRGMYLENFKMGKGDYSGVAGWKNDGSPTTSDVKKYQSNDLGIFGMYGNVAEWVADIYRPQIDEDFNDFNYYRGNVVLKSEKNADGTYKKVGNVEMKYDTMANGQLVYRGLPGEYEKQVVADDRNYRDGDYQSSLDMSGANSDSTFNMYNSVRKGFVVDKSGNVVLEKQKKQVTTAITNEVRVVKGGSWLDSSYWLDPGHRRYKDQGRTFSWIGFRVAQDAKDSGKRSKR
- a CDS encoding UDP-N-acetylmuramoyl-tripeptide--D-alanyl-D-alanine ligase, coding for MNIESFYNLYKKANNCIIDSRKLQNNDIFFAFSGESYNAAEKAEEAIANGALAVIVEDITFSNPGRNIFYVESTLKFLQDLAIYHRSQLKIPIIGLTGSNGKTTTKEMISTVLSKKFYVQNTFGNLNNHIGVPLTILSIKPEHEIAVVEMGANHQKEIESLCKIAKPNIGYITNFGKAHLEGFGGFEGVIKGKSELYYYLKSYEQCILVNEADAIQLEKTKDYVNKISFGKSTSDFVYDVFAKEHFVGLIYQNEKLLSNLTGQYNFTNLSAAVSLGLHFKIEFKDIKEAIENYFPSNMRSQVQKKGDKTLVLDTYNANPSSMSASLDNFKEFEGSKTIIIGDMLELGNESEAEHQSIYEKASQLSFDQIITVGKEFKKVNHHDLAFENTSALIDYLKENPIITQNILLKASRGIALEQAIECL
- a CDS encoding SRPBCC family protein; translation: MNLEGRKIIVNKSVKDLTEMLKNAEDYKALMPDSLQNFEAREGGFKFGLKGMPEIALKIQEVTEQKVVLASASSSLDFSLTGNMSPISDNQTEVQLLFDGKFNPFIKMMVEKPLKNFIDALTDKIEQL
- a CDS encoding NUDIX hydrolase gives rise to the protein MYKVFINEKKLILSEKPEIVERNIAFEQDLQFDIAMDLLQNTSTKDVAIYHNDVEELWSKFQNHYQVIEAAGGIVINPENKILFIYRLGKWDLPKGKIESGESRDDAALREVEEECGLSNLQLLDFISTTYHMYHIKSQPVLKKTYWYHMSYSDAKTPIPQVEEGITKVEWKNKVEIQQDVEKSTFNNILLVLEDFLSNHDIS